gttTATAAAAATGGAAGTTAAAATGGGAACAGAAATCGAAAAACATTACCCATGCATATCCTGTCCTGTAGGTTTTGTTATTATAATAAGAAGGTTAATTTTATCATCATTAGCCTTTTTTAAATAATGGAATTGAAAACTGTTGTCAACGTAAAATGTTAGCCGTCAGTTGAAGTATCATTTTCAATATCCAAGCATTGCATGCTTGCCTTAAAACAAATATCAGTGATAACTGAATATTCTTGTGCGATCCTAACTGTATCTGTGTTATCCGAACTTTATCCGTGTTTTATCCGAAACTTAACTATGATATGAGAGTTTTATCCATTTGCGTGgatgttatttatttatctatCCCAGCATAAAAATATTGTCGGGTATTCGTTTATTCCAGAAAACTAAAAAAAGGATTATCCGAATGAATATTCCCAGCTCTAACTTTTATCATTTATCTCTTCTTATTAGGTATTTAGTTTAGGTTCACGGTTTTTTGAACTTGTGTAAGTTGTATCACCCTAAACATTTAACAATCACACATTCAACATATGTAAATTCTTCTCACTTCTCACTTAACCTGTTGATTTTAAGAGTTataataaccttttttattttcaaattttacatgCAGTGTTTTAAAATCAAATCCTTATATATGCAACAGAAAATCAACAAATTCTATGTCAACAGCAGTTAAAATATGTCACAAAACCCAAATCCCAAGGCAGGTatacaaaattttacttaaatcaaAAAACAAAAGCCGAGAAGTTTCGCTTTTTTAGCATGCCTCAGAATTCCTgtttattaatttgtttattacctaaaattacttttctactttgtttttgttattctgCAGGTAATACTACATATTATTACTATCCATACTACACCCCACAACCTAGTGCAAATTTAGCCTTCATACCAATACCAGTTATTTTTCTATGAGTTATTTGTCTATTTATGTCCGATTGTTATCCAAAGAACCAAGCACTTTCCTTACAACAAAAACTTAAGTACCTTTTACTCATAAATGTAAGCATTTTGAATAATTGCGTTagtttttattaatgaaattttgGAAGATCGCCATTTTTGGGCTGGcgtttcgataacatatcgaagTCCCCTTATTATAGAATTTAGTTAAGTAATTATGTGAAAAAGGACGCCTTAACTGGAGTTTTGATTCGATAACACAACTTTTTAAGGAATTGTGCTATGCGATTTTTATAGAATTTGTGAAAAAGGCGGATTCTGAAATAGGGACGCCCTATTTAACCACCTATAAAGAGAGAGCACTTTACAGCCAGCATCCCGATTAGTGCGATCTTCCATTCATATGTTGATTTCTTATTTAGTTTTTGTACACAGAAGAATAACCTATCTTAATATTAATGCTCGAACTCTTACATTTTTAGATTCAAAGGAAGCTGAAGCTATGGCTAGCGCTCCAAATACACATTACAATCAATATACTAACAATGCAGCACGCAACAACGATATGCCACCATCATATGATGTATGTGTGAAtagatttttttctatttttaaagatcgtaatttacttaatacaatatatatttttttttgttgcaggcTCTACCGCCCAATTATGATAGCGCTTATAGAAGAGGTCAATAAGCTTTTTGGGAAAATCTGCCTCTTAGCACATTTATCACATATGTACATCAAATGTAGTTAATTCACAAATAAATTACACAAACTTAGAAAGCAAATTAATTTATATAGTTGAATTGTTACACAAAACTGTTAGTGTGCTTGCATAAAATTGGCTTAGATATGTATGTAATAGCGTTATTTTTTGTTCTTCGACAACTTCTCGTTTTCTACTGTACTCATTCCATTCGATTttgaatatatgcatatattataATCTCTCTTATcgatatgtatattaaattaatCAATGATAAATatataacaattataaaaataatgaatatttatatataaaacatatttAAACAAGCCTGATTGCATAAGCAacattttcgttaaaatttaatttaaacatCCATAAATATATGTTCGGGTATATTAGGTCTGTGTGAATATGCAAAGGCGTTACTGTGGCTATCACGCAGAACGGTAAAAATTACAAAGTGGCTGTAAACAAAGTATACCAAATTTTTGTTGTGTTTACTTGCTatgcttttaacaaaaaaattcaaatggatTTTGTCTGGCTATAAAAATATTTCCATGTGAATTAGCAGGtataacttattatttaagaattcatgagcttaacaccggctaatTATAACtgagtattcaattattatgtttttctaagagaaactgaaaagaaagaaacatttactggcatattgcgatggtaccatttcaaaaaccgccacgaattcatcatcaggcaatttcgtaatgttatcacaGGTTTcaacgagattcgaaccgcgaatcacacggtgaaacagCAGTTGTCTTAACCACTTCGCAGTTCGAATATCGATGAAACCTTTgctaacattacgaaattgcctgataatgattacgtggcggttttcgaaatggtaccatcgcaatatgccagtaaatgtttctttctttcttttcagtttctcttcgaaaaacataataattgaatattcaatgaATTCTTAAAtgataagtataaattgaacacaccattaaacaagcaGGTATAACCCTCTCCAACAAACCCAAAGTCCGTGTTTGACTGTTTCAGCCGACTGCTAAAACAcgtctaaaaatataaaaagaggtACCGGAATGAATCTCCGGATCAATAATCCGAAAGTGGAAATCAAAATCTTCATTTCTGTAACGAGATAATATGCATAAAACAGTTGTTTAAACACGGAGTttggtttggtggaaacgtagtattaCGCTGTTAACTTTGCGCGAAAAAACCCGTATTCAATACATTGGTTAACTAAAAATTGCAAACACGATTTTCCTTAGTATTTCTCtgtaagatatttttttaaattactattCTCGTTTTTAAAGCTGTTTtcatattgttattattatatgaGTTTTCTGTATGTTAAATTTATGATCATctaaatatattaataaataaaacaaatcaaagcCAAAGCAAGCCAATggtttttattgtgtacaaagtaCGACTATCTACTGTAagtatttactagcagacccgtgagacgttgttctgctctaaatttgttctatctgcacacattttaataagctttttccgtctaactcttaatggatgttattatacatataaaatttcctcttcaatcactctatctattaaaaaaaagcgcatcaaaatccgttgcgtagttttaaaggtttaagcattcaaaggggcatagggacagaaaaagcgactttgttttatattatgtagTGATACCCTATACAATTTCGCCATCGAAGGGTTAATGACTACAGGGTTACAAACTACCTTGAAACTGAAGCGGTTCGAAGCGCTATTGTGAATTTCTCTATCCCAAAGATAAAGAAGATAGTTTTGACTTGTATGAAAAGACAAAAAGGTGGGACTTGTCATGAACGAGTGAAAAACGAAGTACCATCCTGCCATCACGGAAAGAATCCGTACATTAGTTGCTGGGCAGGAACCTCACTGTTGACTCATATAAACTCTAGATTGAttattgccaacaagtgctactttggactgaaaaGTTATGTTCTCGCTCAAAGAACAAAAATCACCCTGTATAAGtttctcatgttgttgttgttgtagcgataaggttactccccgaaggctttggggagcgttatcaatgtgatggtcctttgcgggatacagatccggtacgctccagtaacacagcaccattaaggtgctagcccgaccatctcgggaacgatttatatggccacattaaaccctgAGGCTATCCctcccagagcctcgtctgttagtgaaacgggattcgccgctcgaaggtcaggttgacaattgggttggagaagctatatattgcgctacacaatccatTGAATCCCTATAAGTATCTCATCATGCCTGTCCTTTGAACTGGCATCGCCACTGCTAATACCTCGATCAGTATGACTCATATACCAAGCTTAATTCGTCTTAAGTCAAAAAGTATAAGAGTAATTTAAAGACAAATTGTGAAGGGGTGGGACTACCTACTTTCCCACAATCAATTGCATATTTCAATGTGACTGAAGTAGATACCAAATTTCTTCCTTTCATGTCTAATACTTGGACCCCTTTTTATGTTTATTCACAATGATTACTTCGTTCTCAGGGGGGAGGAAATGCCACTGTCTACTTCTTCAAAATTGCCCCAATTTACCACATTTACTCAATATTATTTATCTagaaatagccgtgttttttaacacgcgtatatccgtttacgcttaaactttatattgactgctaagagacaaactataaatacacctctgaaattgctgcgcataaattttgtcctactaaatttcaatacgcattatactcagatgtaactgaaatatgtgtctttgtttcaccctgtacactaattctatgtattatatgtgtgtccacaattcatcgcaactgattcagctatatgttataccctatggccatcagagcgttgcgtctccgcttttcggtacaccctgttgctgtagctagttgttttaccacagccgctagatgggtctcctaagcattatctaagtgaagataggcgttttttaacacgcgcaaacgaaacgtatacgcgcgtgttaaaaaacacggctaatataccTAGAGTTATAGCGATTacaaagaaatacaaaaattaaagtgaCCAGGTGATGTGATACCGCCCATCCCCCTTTTTTCAAAAACTATAGCCAGTAGATTTGGCATGATTGAGTTAAAAAGGTAAGTATCTGGATTTCGGACATCCcaacttaataataataattgataaGATTATGTAGACCGCAGTGAAGCGGGGAAGCGTCTGCTAGTTAAAGGAAGAGAGGGTTGAATGATTTAGAatgttcaacgtggtcatatcaaatcgttcccgcgatggtcgggctagtacctcatgGGGGTGTTTTACAGAACGTCCCGGAtaaatattcggcaaaggaccatcagcatttATAAAACTCTCCGAACTCTCTTCGGGGAGGCTCCGTATAGCTACAACAAGAGGACGAAGTAGGAATTGCTAGTAGCTTTATAGGCAATTTATTTCCGTAAAATGTTTCTAAATATTCTTGGCTGCATTTTTTGCATAGCTGTCTGTTAAAATCAGCAGCTGGGTGTATATTCCTATatctatttatgtatatacatatatatgtatgtgtattagggGGGCGCCTAAGCCCCATTACTTCAGATGGTAAGTTTTGGTACCGACTGAAGACGGTTAAGAGGTGTCGCATAGGGCACAAACTTAGGACTACTCTATAGAGACTCAAAAAAAGTActgattttcaatttaaaaaatcgaTAGTACTTTAGTTGGCGACATCACATATAAATTTTAGTCAAAATATTAAACGGTTAAGGCGTGTTGTACAGAGCCCCAGCCTCCGGTTgtccaattttatttatttatttattagtctacaaatttaacaattaaccAGAATAATATAtagttacggattacagataaatttgagaagcacacaaattgaacaaaattatattataaaatatgtatatatattattaaatcagttgtcgggatggactatgatgccgagcaacgggaattgattaatagtgctgtcggaatggacgtgatttcgagcaactgatgtatatttgacacacaacaagtagggctgcgatgtgtgggaggttggaacggacgtcattccaagccacccacccaaatcattgcgtatttaaggtagtcagcagagatttttttattacgtggagtgagtcacacgtatcaatgtttttgcagtgcttattgaagtcagtacacagacaacgaagaggttagtgcatttcaaaattcgatctgcatgtgcttatatgaagcggttcAAAAGATCTAGATGGTctaaagggaacattaaataaaatttcaccaagcagaaaagggctatttaccatccctctaataagttttactacaaataacacaACGACTCTGTAACGTAGGGAGCTGAATAAGTTTTAAACGGCAGGAGTAGGGAGGAAGATTCCTTGAGGGGTCCGATGGTAAGTCCCTTAGCTCAAAAATCAGGAATTGCTTTTGAACCGACCCTAATTTATCGCAGTGCGTCTGGTAACGagggttccagattatcgaagcgtaTTCTAATATTTTAGTAACATATGGGTCatcgaattctttagaccatcgtttgatGAACGCCAAAGTACTTTTGGCTCTGTTCACGCAACCTTCTATTCTGCAATTTAAAGTCGAGTGTAGGGTCCAATGAAGATTGAATGTACAAAAATATAAACTGGAAGCACTGTGCGACATTTCTTAACCGTTTCTTATCGATAGCAGCTATAGCTTGATTGGGTATTGAAAATCAAAACGTCCAGTTTTAATTTTTGAGCCTCCATAGAGCAGTACTAACTTTAAACCTTGTGCAACAACTCTCAACCCTCTTCAAACGAGACttaaatttatatgtgatatttttgaaggtgtgagactggaaaaaatcgtttatttgatttataaggatCACCCTGATGTGTATGTGCCGTTACATTTCGTAGCACAATTCTTAGCTAAAGCTTCTTattttgttgaaaaacaacacCAAGTTAGTCGAGCTTCCGATTCCCTTTCATGTGtttctttttttgttaataaaaattttggatttgttatacaaatactaaaaataattttttttctttaatacatttgTTTAaaacatgtattttttttttcttttttttttaataaactcgaAAGCTTTTTCGTCGTGATCGTGTATTAAAGTTTACATTAAAATAGTTTTTGATCGTGAATATTTAGTTTCAAACgcgttttaaatatttgtttttgtgttgtaaaataaaaaGTTCAATTTGCCACTCAAATGCGCATGTTCATCCAGTTTGTCAAGTTAACTTAAGCAAGATGAGTCTCCAGGATGAAAGTTTTCCGCATGACGAACTTTTAGAGCTCGACTTGTCGCCGACACCGCTTCGCACATTTAAATTTCCTCATCGCTTGCTGGCACAACAATGCGAACATTCTTTCAGCGTTGAAAACAACAAAATTGCACTACTGCACGTTCACAATAGCAGCGAAAGCAGCTCCACTTGTAACCAAACGATTTCCTCTGCTGAGTCCGCTACCGAGCAGCCACCGCCAGCTAAGGTACAAGCTATAGCAACTGACGAGGGTATGTTTAAAAGCGATCAGACAGAAGACACCACTTCTAGCAGCCATATAGCTCTTACAGATCAACAGTCATTTTCCGTCAACAATATACATTCTGAATATACGAAACGCCGTTATAAACATGTCGAAAGTAAAGTCGGCCAATATATCGCTAATATACGCAACGAGGATGAACGTCGTAAACGTAAGCTTAAGCAATTTCAAAGACATAATTCCCTACCCGAGATTCCTGTACAACATGAACCCCAAGTAATGAAACCGATGGGACGGCAGCGCAGCACGACCATCATAGCGGAGAAATTGAATCGGGCGCTAGTGGGTGTAATCGATAATGTCGAAGAAAACGACGAAGAGGAAGGCGACGAGGGAAATGTGCCAGATGTTGAGGGAAATAATACAACAGCAACCACATCTGCCACAATATCTACAGAGGGTAGCAGTGGACGTGGTTCGGCTAATACAGACGAACAACGCAGTCAACGTGAATCGGACGAGAGTGCTGAAGGCGTGGGTAGCGTTGACAGCACAGCTGACAATTGTATTGACAAAAAGACGCTTGCGCTATTGTTGGATGAACGTGATCGCCTACTATCCTATAATGACTACCAACAATTAAAGTTGGATGAGAAGCAAAGCGAAATAACGCGTCTTAGAAAAAATGTAGATTTCTTGCGTGTACGTTTGAGTAATGCCGAAGATCAGTTGAAGCGAAATTCATATGGACGTTCAATGACATTAACTGGCGGCACAATCGGTGGTGTTTTTGGTGCTGGTTATAGCCGTCATTCTTTGCAGGGTTTACTTTATTGCGCAGCAAAAAGCTCCAAAGCAACACAAACAGATAAGTTACAGTTGACGCCAACACCCGTACATCCACCAACACCACCGCCACCACCGCCGCCATCACCATTACCGCTGGATCTCGGTCTACCAAAGAAAAATGTGGTGCCATTATTATATGTGACCCCAGATACACCGGATGCAAATAATAATATGAATGTAGAGGGCGCTGTCGCGTGCCCAGCAAGAAATATCAAAACTGTGGCAACAATACAGCCGATGGCACTCAATTTTAGTAATTGTATAGGTGACGCAAGTGCTGAACGCCGCACGACAAACGAAAGTGGTAAGTATGATTTTCGGTTAAATAAGTCAAATTTAAATCTCTTATTTACGCGTTTCAGCCAAATTGCGCAGGCGCAGTAATTCTCTTGCATCACGCCAACAAAAGCAGCGCACTCAAACGAATAATGTTGCTGCGGGTGGCAATAAATCTGGACATAATTCACGCTCAAGCCATCCCAGCAGTTCGGATTCGGCTATTGATTGTGAAGTGATCGATCTGTCAACGTCACCGAAACCGGCACGCCATAAACGTTACACAATCGAGCGTAATCAATTTGTTACGTATGCTCCAAA
The Eurosta solidaginis isolate ZX-2024a chromosome 5, ASM4086904v1, whole genome shotgun sequence DNA segment above includes these coding regions:
- the swa gene encoding protein swallow, with amino-acid sequence MSLQDESFPHDELLELDLSPTPLRTFKFPHRLLAQQCEHSFSVENNKIALLHVHNSSESSSTCNQTISSAESATEQPPPAKVQAIATDEGMFKSDQTEDTTSSSHIALTDQQSFSVNNIHSEYTKRRYKHVESKVGQYIANIRNEDERRKRKLKQFQRHNSLPEIPVQHEPQVMKPMGRQRSTTIIAEKLNRALVGVIDNVEENDEEEGDEGNVPDVEGNNTTATTSATISTEGSSGRGSANTDEQRSQRESDESAEGVGSVDSTADNCIDKKTLALLLDERDRLLSYNDYQQLKLDEKQSEITRLRKNVDFLRVRLSNAEDQLKRNSYGRSMTLTGGTIGGVFGAGYSRHSLQGLLYCAAKSSKATQTDKLQLTPTPVHPPTPPPPPPPSPLPLDLGLPKKNVVPLLYVTPDTPDANNNMNVEGAVACPARNIKTVATIQPMALNFSNCIGDASAERRTTNESAKLRRRSNSLASRQQKQRTQTNNVAAGGNKSGHNSRSSHPSSSDSAIDCEVIDLSTSPKPARHKRYTIERNQFVTYAPKASRNFPYRRDQRTPSPMDLYMAHCPNSTALDISTVTEAPSSRKLLAKSITTGGGVGERRGSKRSLSRRWLHLFGSCIRCSNHQRADNEQFALQQTYTQVPLLETTFERSCVELRSQ